The Meiothermus ruber DSM 1279 genome includes the window TAGCCGGGTCTGCTCTAGAAACGCGGCGTACTCGCCCTTCAGAATCACATCTTTGAGGGTGTCGTCGGGGTCGAGATCTACCGGCACCTCGAGCTCGATCACGTAAGCGTCTATGTAGTGCTGGCCCTGGGCTTTGGCTAAAGCGGTGCGGTGGTTGCCGTCTTTTACAAAGTAGGCGTCCCCTACCTTATAGACGTGAATCGGTGGAAACTCCACGCCCTCGAGCTGGGCCTGCCGGAGCTTGGTCCAGCGATCCAGGGTGAAGGGCTCTTTGGGCATGAACTCGGCATCGAAGTCACCGTAGCGATCCACCGAGCCGATGATTTTATCCACCTCAATGGTTTGCAGTCCTTTGTACGACTCACCCCGGGGGCGCAGGCTGGAAACCGCGCTGTAGGGCAGCAGATCGTTGGGCTGGCCGCGCAGGCGACGCAGAATATCGTGAACCAATACACGACGCGACAAGGCTTCGGCCTCTAGCTGGGCTTGATGCTCTGAATCCATGGGCTTCACCCTAATGCGCTCCGAGAGGTGGGAATGGCCGGCAGTTTGGCGAAGAGCTGTGCTGTGGTGGATTGGGGTTGAAGCGCCTTATCCAACCCTTTTTGAGTATACCCCAACACGCCAATTCCCCGGATGCCTCTATATTAATTCGGTCTTAATCGGCTGCTGCGCAAAATCGGCGCGGCCACCCGCCCCTGGGAGCGGGTGGCCTGGGCCAGGGGGCTAGGCCGCCTCTTTAGAGAGCCGCTCGAGGCCGCTGGGGTTTTCCAGTACCAGCTTGCCGTAGCCGGAGCGGATGTAGCCCTCGCGGGTCAGCTCGCCGATGACCTTGGTCACGGTCTCGCGCACCGAGCCCACCGCCGAGGCAATTTCGTCGTGGGTGGCCCGCACCCCGATCCGGCCGTTTTTCTCCATAAAGGCCACCGGCGTGCGGGATAGCTCGAGCAAGGTGGCCGCGATGCGATTTTTAAGACGCTGGCCGGAGATGCGTTGAATGGTCTGGTAGGTCTGGCTCAGGGCCCGCACCAGCCCCTGCACCAGCTCGTGCATTTCCTGCGCAGAAAGCTGCCCGGGTGCCAGGGCATCAACCTTGGTTTCGGTTACAGCCTCGGCGAAGTAGGTGCGCTCGGCACCGGAGATGACCTCTTCGCCGAAATACTCACCAGGGCGCACGAAGCGTAACGTCAGAGCGTTGCCCTCATCGTCCACGCTCTGGAGCCGTACCAGACCTTCCCGTACCCGGTAGAGCTGATCCTTGGGGCTGGGCTCGCCCGGATAGAGAATGATCTCGCCAGGATCGAAGGTTAGGGTATCAAGGATGCTGGTTTGCATGGCTTCATCACTCCTCAAAACCGACTATAGCAGGCCGGGGTTATTTTGTAAACAATCATGTTGATTTATTTGAGGTGAGTGAGGTTACATTTGGAAAAATGTGTAACACCGGCCTGCTACCCTGCTGTACGCAGGGGGCCCTTGGCTTGGATGTGGGCTGCCTTACCACCAGCCCCGGCGCTTCATCCAGAGGGCCAGACCCCCGCCGATCAGCAGCAGTCCGCTCCAGAAGTAGATCCTTCCCGCGGGCCACTGGTACTCGGTAAAGGCCTCGAAGTTGGTGCCGTAGATGCCGGCCCACAGGGTCATGGGCAGGAACAGCACCGAGATGACCGTCAGGGCCTGTACCACCCGGTTGAGCCGGTTGTTCTGGGCCGAGAGGTACACCTCCAGTACGTTGGATAGCTCGTCTCGAGCAGCGTCCAGTCCCTCGTAGACCCGGCCCATGCGGTCGGTGAGGTCGCGGAACAGGTAGGCCTCGAGGCCCCAGAGCGGCAGGCGCTCGAGGTGCAGCAGCGCCTCGCGGGCCTGCGAGACCAGGCGGCGGGTGCGCAGCACCTCGCGGCGGGCGGAAAACACCCGGCGGGGGATCTCGGGGGTGTTGTCGCCGTTCAGGGCCAGCTCCTCCAGGTCTTCGACCCGGTCGGTGATGGCATCGGTGTACTCGAAAAAGGTTTGCACGCCCTGGTCGAGCAGACGCTGCCACAAGCGCAGGCACGAGCCCCCACGGAAGCTGTTCCAGATTTGCTCGAGGTAGTCCACCGGCTCGTTGCGGTAGGTGAGCAGCACCTGGGTCTCGGGAAAATAGAAGTATGAGACCCGCTCGGTGCGGCTGTGGGCGTTGTGGGGGGTCTCGAGGGTGCGGAAGATCAGGAAAAGGTGTTTGGGATACTCCTCGAAGCGGCTCCAGTGGCCGATCTCCTGGGCATCGGCCAGGGCCAGGGGGTTGAGGGGATACTGCTTCCCAATGAGCGCCAGTTCCTCGGGGGTGGGGGTTTCGACATCCACCCAGACCTGGGTTTCCAGCAGGCCGCAAGGGGCTCCGTCCGATAGTTGCTTGGCCCGAACCATGGCCTATAGCTTATATCGTGGATGGTTCCAAAGGAGGAAGCAAGCGGTAGCAGGCTCCTTTGCGGTCTACGGCGGATTGCTCCGAGGCCAGGCTATCGGGTGCTTTCTGCGATCCAATCCAGGTAGCTCGCCGATCCCCGCTCGATGGCAAGGGCGATAATCTCGGGTACCTGGTAGGGGTGCAGCGCCTGGATGCGCTCTTCCAGGGCCTCGAAGCGTTCCTGGCGGGTTTTGATGATGAGCAGCAGTTCGCTGCTCTCCTCCACCTGGCCCTGCCAGCGGTAGACCGAGGTGAGGCCCGGCAGCAGGTTGACGCAGGCCGCCAGCCCTTCATGTACCACCGTGTGGGCGATGCGCCGGGCGGTCTCGAGGTCGGGGACGGTGCAAAAAACCGTGAGGTACATGCCTACCAGATTACCGGATGCCCAGCGACTGCACCGCCAGGCGGGCCGCGGCCAGATCCCACAGCGCGTGGCCCACGCTCTTGAACAGCACCGTACCCGAGGCCGGTCTGGGCTGGTGTAGGGCCGCCTCGAGCGGCTGCACCTGACCCCAGTCCACCCCGGCTTGCAGCAGGTCGCCTGCCTCCGAACGGGCCCCCTCGAGGGTATCCACGTACAGCCGGGCCTGCCGCACCACCTGCGGGGCGACCTCGGCCATCTCGGGGCGGTAGGCCCCCACGGCGGCGATGAAAGCGCCTGGAGGGGCTTGCAGCAGCACCGGGGTGGGGCTGGTGGTGGCGGTGACGATCAGGCGCACCTCCTCGAGAACGGGCTCGAGGCTGCGCACGGCCTGGGCCAGCAGGCCGCGCCCACGGGCGTAGGAGGCCAGGGCTTCGGCGTGCTCGAAGTGGCGCGAGTAGACGTACACCTTGTCGGTGCCCAGGCCCTCCTGGAAGGCCTCTAGGTGGCTTCTGGCCTGCACACCCGCCCCGATGATGAGCAGGGTGCCGGTGGGGTGGGGGGCCAGGGTCTGGGCCGCCAGCAGCGAGATCGCCGCGGTGCGCCGGGCCGTGACCACCGCGCCGTCCAGCAGGGCCAGGCGTTCGCCGGTATCGGTGCGCATCACCCAGACCTCGGCCCGCACACTGGGGCGCTCTTGGGGGTGCACCGTCACCAGCTTGGTCACGGTGATCCGGGGGTCGGTGGCCGGCATCAGCAGCAGGGTGGCCCCGCCCGCGAGCGGCATCACCAGGCGCTCGGGGGCCTGAACCGTGCCCTGGGCGCGGGCCTCGAGCACCCCGGCGATGGCCTGGGCCAGGGCTGGGTAGGGGAGGGCCTGGGCGGTTTCTTCGGCAGTGAGTATGCGCATGCCCCCAGCCTACCCCATGCGGAGCAGGGAATCTGGGGTGAGCACCTCCACCGGGTCGCCCACCCGCACCAGCCCGCCCTGCAGGACTCTGGCGTAAACACCACGGGCGTTGTAAAGCACCTTGGGTAAGCGCAGGTCGAAGGCCGATAGGGTGTCGCAGACCGTGCAGACGGTGGTGAGCTCGAGCACCGCCGTTCCAATCTTCAACCGACTGTGCGGGCCCAGCGCATGGGGGTCGAAGTCCACCAGCAGGTTCTCGCCCAGAGCCCCCCAGGGCAGCTCGATGCCGGCCTGGTGCGCTTTCGCGTAGCTGGTCTGCCCCGCCACCAGCACCGCCCGGTCGGGGTGCCGGCCAAAGTGCCGATCACCCTCCACGCCCTGGCCCTCGACCAGGCGAACCTGCAATAAGGCCGGTTTGGGCAGGCTGGGGGCGAGCCCGGCGTGGAGGGAGAGCAGTTGCGGCATTTTACTTGAGCTCGAGCTTGGCCCGCTCGGCGTAGACCTGCGCGGGGGTCATTTGTTTGCGCAGGCCTTTGACCTCATCGGCGGTGTAGGGCTTGAAGTCTTTGAGCAGGCGGTCGTTGCCCCAGGCGGTGGCGATGTAGTTGAGCAGATCGGCGAGCTGCGCGTCGCTGAGGCTGGGGAACCCCGGCATGGGGGTGTTGTAGTTGGTGGCCCCTACGCGGATGCTGCCCTGCAAGCCGTTGACAATCACCAGGGGCAGGTAGGCCCGCCCACCTTTGGCATTCAGGATATCGGCGACGTGCCCGGCCAGGGGTGGAAAAGCGCCGGCCACGCCTGCCCCATTGGGTTGGTGGCAGCCCTGGCACACCGCATAAGCCTGGCTGGGGCTGGCTGTGCTCGAGGTGGTCTGGGGGGCGGTGGGTGCGCTGCTTTGTGGGCCGAAATTCTCGGCCAGATACGCCACAATGGTCTTGCGCTCCTCCGGGCTCACCTGGGCCCCAAAACCGATCATCTGTCCAACGATAAAGTCCCAGTCGCTGGCGTTCAGACGCTGGCTGGTAACGACTTCCAGCCCATGGCAGACGGCGCATTTTTGCTCCAGCAGGGTCTTGCCAGGCCCCTCCGGTAGCTGGGCCTGCCCCAGCGCCAGGAATAGCGCAGCACACAGTCCAACCCAAGGCCATACGAAGGTTTTTTTCATCTTGATTCCTAACTGTTTTGTACCAGCTTTACCAAGCTAATTGCAGACTTGGCAGGGGTACATCTTGGTGAAACTAAGCGAACTTTCTTTGATTGGGGTGGAGAAGCCCCAATGGGGAACTTTCCACCCCAGCTGGATACTGGGCAATGCGGGCTAGCCCACCCGAATCTTGACTTTGTCGACGGCGTTCCACTCGTAACCGTTGGGGTTCCAGAAGATGGCCCCATCAATCGGCTGGCTGCGCCCAAGGGCATCGGTGGCGCGCGACCAAATCTCGCTGTCGCCGGCAGCCACCAGCACCCGGATGCGCCAGCGGTACCAGCCGTAGGGCGAGGAGGGCCTTTCCAGGGTGGCGGCCTGCCAGCTCCGGCCCTGGTTGGTGGAGACCTCCACGCTGGTGATGGGGGCCGAGCCGTCGTTCCAGGCCACCCCGGTTACGTCGATCAGGCCGCTTACAGCTTCCCCCTCGGTGGGGCTGAAGATAACCGACTTAACGTTTTGCCGCCAGTTGGGCCGGCTGTTCTCGAGGGTGAACTGGAAGTTGCTGCCCACCGCGATGGGGTTGTTGGGCACGCGGTAGCGGGGAATCATGGTGTTGTTGTTGGAAGGGGCGGCCTCGAGGCGCAGCTTGTTGACCCACTTGATGTTGTTGATGCCGTAGTACCCCGGTATGATCAGGCGCAAAGGCCCCCCGTGTATGGTGGGCAGGGGCTCGCCGTTCATCTCATAGACCAGCATGCCGTTGGCTAGAATGTCGGACAGCGGGATGCTGCGCTCGATATCGGGGGCGTTGGGGTTGGCGGGCTGGTCGGCGCCTTCGGCGGTGAGGAACCGGGCCTCGGCTTTAATACCCACGGCCTCGAGCAGGCTGGAGAGCTTGACCCCTTTCCAGCGCACGTTGGCCATGGAGCCGCGCTCCCACTGAGCGCCGCTGGCCCGGGCATACCGGGAGAAAAAGCTCCGGCCGTTGCCCGAGCACTGCAAGACCATCTCTAGTTCCGTGGCCGGGAGGGTGCGGAGCTGGGATAGCCGCAGGGTGGTGGGGCGATCCACGAGGCCGGTGACCTCCACCGTCCAGTCGCTGACCTGGGGTGGGTCGGTGGTGGGGGTCATCCCCGCCGGCACCGGCTGGTTGTTGCGGATGTACATGACGCTCTTGGGCGTGATGGGATTCTGCCGGAGAAGGCTGACCGGGGTCTCTAGCTCGATGGGGTTGGTGTTGCGTACGATCAGGCCGCGGTCTTTACCCGCTACCAGGGCATCGGCGGTGGGCTGCTGTTGGGCAAAGCTGCTGCCCATCAGGCCCGCCGCGCCCACTGCGGCTGTTGTTTTCAGGAAGGTGCGCCGATCCATCTCGAGTTGCTCCAGGTCTTTGTCTTTCATGGTGGCCTCCTGATGTGAAGAAATCCGAGACTGGTTGTAGATTCCCCCCAACTATACCCCTCGGCTCCAGGATACTCAAGAGGGGTATGGTACAGGAGGCTACTCGCTGCGGTGTGGGCTGGGGTCTACCACCGCGCGCACACCCCTGCGGCCAAAGCGCCGGGCCAGCTCGCCTTCGCCCAGTACCAGCACAGTGGGCCGTCCGTGCGGGCAGACCCAGGGCAGTTCGCACCCGGCCAGCGCGTCCAGCAGGGCCTGGGCCGAGGCGCTGGAAAGGGGGTGTCCGGCCTTGATGGCGGGCAGGCAGGCCAGCCGGGCCAGCACCGTGCGCCAGGCAACGGCGAAGCTCGAGGCCCCCAGGCTGCCCTTCACCACCTCGCCCACCAGCGAGGGGTAGCCGGCCAGGAAGGCCGGGATGGTGCGGACGCGGTACTTGCCGGGGCCAAAGGGTTCGATCTGCAACCCGGCCTGCTCGAGCGCCTCCAGCCGTTCGGCCAGGTTCATCTCCTCGCCCAGGCTTAAAGAAAGCAGCTCGGGGTGGGGCAGCTCGAGCGGGGGTTCCTCGAGGTAGCGGCGTGACAGCTCCTCGTAGAGGATGCGTTCGTGGGCGGCGTGCTGATCCACCACATACAGCTCGTCCCCGGCCTCGGCCAGCAGGTACAGCTCGCGGAAGCTGCCCAGGTAGCGCAGACGGGGAAAGCGGACCCGCTGCACCGGGGCCGGGCCGGTGAGGGGGGCGGGTTCGGGCAGGGCGCGGGCCAGGGGGTGGGCCGAGAGCAGCCCCTGCACGGCCTGGGAGACGAAGCCCAGGATGGCCTCGGGCCGGATGAGCCGTACCCTGGACTTGTCGGGTGAAGTATTGATGAGCAGGTGCTCGGTGGGGATCTCCAGGTTCAGCACCCCCACTGGAAACTGGCCCGCGGGGAGAAGTTCCTTGTAGGCGGCCAGCACGGCTTGCAGCAGAGGCTCGGGCCACTCCACCGGGCGCCGGTTGAGCGCCAGCAGCAGCCGGTCGCGCCGGGGGCGGGAGAGCTCCGGCCTGGAGAGCAGGCCCCGCAGGGTAAAAGGCCCCTCGGCGGCCTCGAGCGGCAGCAGCCGGTTGGCCACCACCGAGCCCCACAGCAGCTTAATCACCTCGGCAAAGCCCCCCCCGGCGTGGGCGATTTTCTCCTCGCCGTCCACCACCAGCCGCAGGGCTATTTCCGGGCGGTGCAGCAGGTAGCGCGAGACCAGGTGCACCACCTTGCGACCCTCGGCGGCGGGGGCCTCGAGGGCGTTGCGGCGGGCGGGCAGGTGACAGAAGAGCGCCGTGACCTCGACCTGGGTTCCGGCGGGGGCGGGGTGTTCGTGCAGTTCGGTTTTGTCCTGAAAAGCCGTCAGGGTGGCCCCGCCGAGCTGCTGGGGGGGCCTCGAGGTGAGCCGCACCCGCGCGGCCTGGCGGATGGCCCACAGCCCCTCCCCCCGAAAGCCCAGGGTGCGGATATTTTGCAGGTCGGTGAGCTTGCTGGTGGTGTGGTGCTCGAGGGCCAGTCCCAGCTCCTCCCGGGGGATGCCCAGGCCGTTGTCGCGCACCACGATTTTGTCCAGCCCCCCGCCCCACAGCTCGATATAAAGCCGGGTGGCGCCCGCGTCCAGGGCGTTCTCGAGCAGCTCCCGCACCACGTCGGCGGGGCCCGAGATCACCTCACCAGCGGCAATCTCGCGGATGAGTTCGGGCGGCAGTTTGCGAATCATACCTGCGAAAGGCGTTCCGCTTCGGCCTCCTGGGGGGCCAGGCCCCGGAGCTGGTCTTGCAGCCGGCGCAGGAACAGCAGGGCCTCCAGGGGGCTGGTGCGGGCCAGGTCGAGCTGTAAAAGCTCTTCCAGAATCTCTTTGGATAGCCCCTTCTGGCTGGCTTCCAGGCTGTCCAGCACGCTTCTGGCCCGCTGCAAGACGGCCTGCGGGAGCCCCGCCAGCCGGGCCACCTCGAGGCCGTAGCTCTGGCTGGCCGGGCCGGGTAAGACCTGGTGATAAAACACCAGGCCGCCCGCTTCCTCTTTGGCGGCCACGTGGGCGTTGCGGGCCGCGGCCATGCGCAGGGGCAGGGCGGTGAGCTCGAAGTAGTGGGTGGCAAACAGGGTGTAGGCTCGCACCTGGTCGTGCAGGTACTCGCAGGCCGCCCAGGCCAGGGCCAGCCCGTCGTAGGTGCTGGTGCCGCGCCCGATCTCGTCCAGCAGCACCAGGCTCTTGGACGTGGCCCCCTGCAGGATGCCGGCCAGCTCGTCCATCTCCACCATAAAGGTGCTGCGCCCGCCGGCGATATCGTCGGAGGCCCCGATGCGGGTGTAGATGCGATCGAAGAGGGGCAGGGTGGCCGACTCGGCGGGCACGAAGGAGCCCACCTGGGCCAGCAGGGCGATCAGGGCGGTCTGCCGCAGATAAGTGGACTTGCCGGCCATGTTGGGGCCGGTCAGGATCAGCAGCCGGGCCGCCGGGCTCATCGAGAGGTCGTTGGGGATGAACGGGCTGCTCCGCTCCACCACCGGGTGACGCCCGGCCACAATCTGCAAGGTTCCATCCCGGGAGAAGCGGGGGCGGCTGTAGCCGTACTCCACCGCGGCCTCGGCCAGCGCAGCGTACACGTCCAGCTCGGCCAGCACCTGGGCGGCCTGGCGCACCTCGTCGGCGGCCTGGGCCACCTGTTCGCGCAGCTCGAGGAAGACCGCGTACTCGCGCTTGATGGCCTCGGTCTCGGCCTGCAGGATTTTGCGCTCCTGCTCCTTGAGTTCGGGCGTGCTGAAGCGCATGCGGTCTTTGAGGGTTTGCAGGGCCCGCCAGTCCTTGGGCACCAGGGCGTAGTGGGGCCGGGTGACCTCGAGGTAGTAGCCAAACACCGCGTTGTAGCCCACCTTGAGGTTGGGGATGCCGGTCTTTTCGCGCGCCTCGCCTTCCAGCCGGGCGATCCAGGCCCGCCCCTCCTCGGCCCGCTGGCGCAGCTCGTCCAGCTCGGGGTCGAAGCCCTCGCGGATCAGGCCGCCGTCGGTAATTTTGAGCGGTGGGTCTTCTACCAGTGCCGCGGCGATCTGCTCGGCCACCGCCACCGGCTGGGGCAGGCGTTCGGACAGGCTAAAGAGCGGCCCCACCCCGGCCAGCAGCCCGGCCAGCTCGGGCAGCAGCGCCAGGCTGCGCTGCAAGGCCGCAAGGTCGCGGGGGCTGGCCCGTCCGGCCAGCAGACGGGCGGCCAGGCGCTCGAGGTCGTGCATCCGGTAGAGTACCTTGCGCACCTCGGCCCGCAGCACCCCGTCCTTCACCAGGGCCTCCACCGCATCCAGCCGGGCTTGCAGGGGGGCTTCCTCCACCAGCGGATGCCGCAGCCAGGCCCGCAACAGACGCCGCCCCGGTGCGGTGCGGGTCAGGCCCAGCACCCCCAGGAGGGTGCGCTCCTCGCTGCGGTCGCCCACAAAGCTGGGCTCGAAGATCTCCAGGGTGCGCAGGGTGGCTTCGCTGAGCTGCATGAAGGCGCCGGGGTCGTAGCGCACGAAGCTGCGCACCTGGGGCAGCCCGTTTTCCTGCACCCGCAGGGCATAGGCCAGCACCGCCCCCGCCGAACGCAGCAGCGCGGGGTGCTCGAGGCCGGCGGGCAGGGGGTCAAACTGCTTGTGCAAAGCGGTTTTCCCCACCTCGTCCTGAAACCCCTCCTCCGAGAGCATCACCGGAAAGCGCCGCTGAAACTCCTGCAAAAAAGCGGGGTGGTGGTACAGCTCCGGGGCCAGCAGCACCTCGGCGGGCCGGAAGCGGAAAAGCTCGTCGTAGAGGGCGCTTTTGCTATAGAGCACGCTGCCTCGAAACTCCCCGGTGGAGACATCCAGCAAGGCCAGCCCGTAGCCGTCGCCGGTGCTGATGGCGGCCAGGTAGTTGGCTTCTGGCTTCAGCAGGTTCTCGCGCAGAATGGTGCCCGGGGTGAGCAACTGCGTGACCTCGCGGCGCACCAGCTTGTCGGCTTCCTCGGCCAGCTCAACCTGGTCGGCCACCGCCACCCGGAAGCCCAGCTTGAGCAGTTTTTCCAGGTGCACATCCACCGAGCGCACCGGAATGCCGGCCATGGGGGTGGTAAAGTCCTTGGCGGTTTTGTGGGTCAGGGTGAGGTTCAGGGCTCTGGAGAGCCGTTCGGCATCCTCGCCGAAGGCCTCGTAAAAGTCGCCGACCTGGAACAGCAGCAGGTAATCGGGATAAGCGTCCCGTAGTTCGACGTACTGTTCGAGCAGAGGTGGTAGGGGCCCCGGCCCCTGGCCCTTGAGGGTCATGCTCCCCATGATACCCCCAAGTAGCCGGGTTCAAGGATGGGCGCTTGTATTGTGCAGGACAAAGAAGAACTACCGGGCCACTTCCCAGGCCAGGTGCTCGAGCTCGGGCTTGATCAGCTTCTCCCAGGCCACCTTCACTGCATTGGGCGAGCCGGGGGTGGAGAAGACCACCTTCCGGCGGTAGGTGCCGGCGGTGGCCCGCGAGAGCATGGCCGCGGCCCCCACCTCGTTGTAAGAGAGCATGCGGAACAGCTCACCGAAGCCCGGCATGGGTTTCTCGATCTTGCGGGCCAGCACGTCGTAGGTGGTGTCGCGCGGGGCGATGCCGGTGCCGCCGTTGAACAAGATAATCTGCGCCCCGGCCTGCACCATCTCCTCGAGGGCCTGGGCTACCTGCTCGGGTTCGTCCTTGATGATGCGGTAGCCCACCACCCTGTGCCCCAGCGCCTCAATTTCGGGTTTGAGGTAGTGGTAGTTGGTGTCGGTCTCGGGGGTGCGGGTATCGGAGACCGTTACGATGGCGAGGTTCACCGGGCCCCGGGCCCTGGCAATCTCCTTGTGCTTGGCGGTGCTCTCGGACATGCCAGTTATTGTATGCCGCTCGAGGGCCCCTAATCCTGCGGCGCAATCACAAAAGCCGAGGCGATCTCGTCCTTATCGCTCAGGTTCATCACCCTGACCCCACTGGTGGCCCGCCCGTACTGGGCGATGCTGGAGACCTTGGTGCGGATGGCGTTGCCCCGCCGCGAGAGCACCAGCAGGTCTTCGTTCCCCTGTACGCGCATCAGGGCCGCTAACTGGCCCACCTTTTCGTTGGTGTTGAAGGTGATCACCCCCATGCCGCCCCGGCCCTGCAGGGGGTACTCGGAGATGGGGGTGCGCTTGCCATAGCCATGGCTGCCCACTGCCAGCACCTCGCTCTCCTCGCCTTTGGGCAGAATCACCAGCGAGACCACCCGGTCGTCGCGGCCTTCTTTGAAGCGGATGCCGGTCACGCCCTGGCTGGCCCGTCCAGTGGCCCGCACGTCCGAGAGTTCGAAGCGGATGGCCTGGCCGCTCTGGGTTGCGAGCATGACCTGGTCGCCTTCCTGGGCAATGGCCACCCCCACCAGGGCATCGTTTTCTAGCAGATTGATGGCAATCAGGCCGGCGCTGCTGAGGTTCTGGTACTCCTTAATCTCGGTTTTCTTGATAAGGCCGTTTTTGGTGGCAAACACAAAGTAGCCTTCCTGGGTCAGGTCGCGCACGTTGAGCAGGGCCGCAACCTCCTCGCCCTCTTGCAAGGGCAGCAGGCTCACGATGTGGGTGCCTCGAGCCTGCCGGCTGGCCTCGGGCAGCTCGTGAACCTTCTCGCCGTAGACCCGGCCGCGGTTGGTGAAGATCAGCAGGGTGTCGTGCATCGAGGCCACAAACACCGAGATGGCCTCGTCTTCTTCCTTGGTTTTGCCGGCCTGGGCTCCCATGCCGCCGCGGCCCTGGGCCCGGTAGGCCTCGAGCGGGGTGCGTTTGACGAAGCCCTGGCTGGTCAGGGTGATGACCATCGGCTCGTCCTCAATCAGATCCTCGAGGCTGAAGCCTTCCTCAAACTCGGTGATCTGGGTGCGCCGCTGGTCGCCGTATTTGTCCTTTATGGCCAGCAATTCGTCCCTAACCACCCGCCAAAGCCGTTTTTCGTCGCCCAGGATGGCCTCGAGGCGGCCAATCTCCTCCATTAGCTCGCGGTACTCGGCCTGTAGTTTGTCGCGCTCGAGGCCCACCAGCCGCTGCAAACGCATGTCCAGGATGGCCTGGGCCTGCACCTCGGTCAGGCTAAAGCGGCCCATCAGCCCGGCGCGGGCTTCGGCGGCATCCTGCGAGCCGCGGATCAGGGCGATCACCTCGTCGATGTGGTCGAGGGCAATCAGGAGCCCCTCGAGCACGTGGGCCCGCTCCCTGGCCTTGCGCAGCTCGTACTCGGTGCGCTTGCGCACCACCAGGCCCCGGTGGTCGAGGTAGTGGCGCATGAGCTCCAGCAGGGTGAGCACCTTGGGCTCGCCCTTGACAATCGCCAGCAGGTTCACGGTGAAGCTGGTTTGCAGGCGGGAGTGTTTGTAGAGCTTGTTGAGCACCACCTGGGGGTTGGCCCCGCGCTTGAGCTCCACCGCGATGCGCATCCCCTGGCGATCCGACTCGTCGCGCAGGGCCGCGATCTCGTCGATCACCTTGTTGCGCACCAGTGAGGCGATCTGGGCGATCAGATCGGCCTTGTTGACCTGGTAGGGAATCTCGGTAAAGACCAGCATGGCCCGGCCGTTTTTGTCTTCGTTGCGCACCCGGGCCCGCACCTTGAGGCTGCCGCGCCCGGTGGCGTAGGCCTCCTTGATACCCCGGCGCGAGAGCTTGGCCCCCGTGGGAAAGTCGGGGCCGGGCAGCACCTTCATGACCTCCTCGAGGGTAACCTCGGGGTTGTCAATCATCAGCACCAAAGCGTCCACTACCTCGCCCAGGTTGTGGGGTGGGAGGCTGGTGGCCATGCCCACGGCAATCCCCGCCGAGCCGTTGACCAGCAGGTTGGGCAGGGCGGCCGGGAGCACCTCGGGCTGCTCCTGGGTGCCGTCGTAGTTGGGTACGAAGGGCACGGTTTCTTTGTCGAGATCCTGCAGGAGCTCGAGGCCGATGTTGGAGAGCCGGGCCTCGGTGTAGCGCTGGGCCGCCGGGGGGTCGCCGTCCACCGAGCCGAAGTTGCCCTGCCCGTCAATGAGTGGGTAACGCAGGTTCCAGGGCTGGGCCAGGCGCACCAGGGTGTCGTAGATGGCGGCGTCGCCATGGGGGTGGAACTTACCCATCACCTCGCCCACAATCTTGGCGCATTTGACGTGTTTGCGGCTGGGCAGCACGCCGTCCTGGTAAGCCCCGTAGAGGATGCGCCGCTGTACCGGCTTGAGGCCATCGCGCACATCGGGCAGGGCCCGGTCGACGATGACCGACATCGCGTAGTTGATAAAGC containing:
- the mutL gene encoding DNA mismatch repair endonuclease MutL — protein: MIRKLPPELIREIAAGEVISGPADVVRELLENALDAGATRLYIELWGGGLDKIVVRDNGLGIPREELGLALEHHTTSKLTDLQNIRTLGFRGEGLWAIRQAARVRLTSRPPQQLGGATLTAFQDKTELHEHPAPAGTQVEVTALFCHLPARRNALEAPAAEGRKVVHLVSRYLLHRPEIALRLVVDGEEKIAHAGGGFAEVIKLLWGSVVANRLLPLEAAEGPFTLRGLLSRPELSRPRRDRLLLALNRRPVEWPEPLLQAVLAAYKELLPAGQFPVGVLNLEIPTEHLLINTSPDKSRVRLIRPEAILGFVSQAVQGLLSAHPLARALPEPAPLTGPAPVQRVRFPRLRYLGSFRELYLLAEAGDELYVVDQHAAHERILYEELSRRYLEEPPLELPHPELLSLSLGEEMNLAERLEALEQAGLQIEPFGPGKYRVRTIPAFLAGYPSLVGEVVKGSLGASSFAVAWRTVLARLACLPAIKAGHPLSSASAQALLDALAGCELPWVCPHGRPTVLVLGEGELARRFGRRGVRAVVDPSPHRSE
- the mutS gene encoding DNA mismatch repair protein MutS — translated: MGSMTLKGQGPGPLPPLLEQYVELRDAYPDYLLLFQVGDFYEAFGEDAERLSRALNLTLTHKTAKDFTTPMAGIPVRSVDVHLEKLLKLGFRVAVADQVELAEEADKLVRREVTQLLTPGTILRENLLKPEANYLAAISTGDGYGLALLDVSTGEFRGSVLYSKSALYDELFRFRPAEVLLAPELYHHPAFLQEFQRRFPVMLSEEGFQDEVGKTALHKQFDPLPAGLEHPALLRSAGAVLAYALRVQENGLPQVRSFVRYDPGAFMQLSEATLRTLEIFEPSFVGDRSEERTLLGVLGLTRTAPGRRLLRAWLRHPLVEEAPLQARLDAVEALVKDGVLRAEVRKVLYRMHDLERLAARLLAGRASPRDLAALQRSLALLPELAGLLAGVGPLFSLSERLPQPVAVAEQIAAALVEDPPLKITDGGLIREGFDPELDELRQRAEEGRAWIARLEGEAREKTGIPNLKVGYNAVFGYYLEVTRPHYALVPKDWRALQTLKDRMRFSTPELKEQERKILQAETEAIKREYAVFLELREQVAQAADEVRQAAQVLAELDVYAALAEAAVEYGYSRPRFSRDGTLQIVAGRHPVVERSSPFIPNDLSMSPAARLLILTGPNMAGKSTYLRQTALIALLAQVGSFVPAESATLPLFDRIYTRIGASDDIAGGRSTFMVEMDELAGILQGATSKSLVLLDEIGRGTSTYDGLALAWAACEYLHDQVRAYTLFATHYFELTALPLRMAAARNAHVAAKEEAGGLVFYHQVLPGPASQSYGLEVARLAGLPQAVLQRARSVLDSLEASQKGLSKEILEELLQLDLARTSPLEALLFLRRLQDQLRGLAPQEAEAERLSQV
- a CDS encoding MogA/MoaB family molybdenum cofactor biosynthesis protein; the encoded protein is MSESTAKHKEIARARGPVNLAIVTVSDTRTPETDTNYHYLKPEIEALGHRVVGYRIIKDEPEQVAQALEEMVQAGAQIILFNGGTGIAPRDTTYDVLARKIEKPMPGFGELFRMLSYNEVGAAAMLSRATAGTYRRKVVFSTPGSPNAVKVAWEKLIKPELEHLAWEVAR
- the gyrA gene encoding DNA gyrase subunit A, whose protein sequence is MSQVLPVEITDEVKQSFINYAMSVIVDRALPDVRDGLKPVQRRILYGAYQDGVLPSRKHVKCAKIVGEVMGKFHPHGDAAIYDTLVRLAQPWNLRYPLIDGQGNFGSVDGDPPAAQRYTEARLSNIGLELLQDLDKETVPFVPNYDGTQEQPEVLPAALPNLLVNGSAGIAVGMATSLPPHNLGEVVDALVLMIDNPEVTLEEVMKVLPGPDFPTGAKLSRRGIKEAYATGRGSLKVRARVRNEDKNGRAMLVFTEIPYQVNKADLIAQIASLVRNKVIDEIAALRDESDRQGMRIAVELKRGANPQVVLNKLYKHSRLQTSFTVNLLAIVKGEPKVLTLLELMRHYLDHRGLVVRKRTEYELRKARERAHVLEGLLIALDHIDEVIALIRGSQDAAEARAGLMGRFSLTEVQAQAILDMRLQRLVGLERDKLQAEYRELMEEIGRLEAILGDEKRLWRVVRDELLAIKDKYGDQRRTQITEFEEGFSLEDLIEDEPMVITLTSQGFVKRTPLEAYRAQGRGGMGAQAGKTKEEDEAISVFVASMHDTLLIFTNRGRVYGEKVHELPEASRQARGTHIVSLLPLQEGEEVAALLNVRDLTQEGYFVFATKNGLIKKTEIKEYQNLSSAGLIAINLLENDALVGVAIAQEGDQVMLATQSGQAIRFELSDVRATGRASQGVTGIRFKEGRDDRVVSLVILPKGEESEVLAVGSHGYGKRTPISEYPLQGRGGMGVITFNTNEKVGQLAALMRVQGNEDLLVLSRRGNAIRTKVSSIAQYGRATSGVRVMNLSDKDEIASAFVIAPQD